CTGTAGCCAACCACGCCACTGCGAATGTCTATTACACTTGGACGCCCTGGCAAAGCTTCCGCGGCGCCAATGCCAATGGCATCAACGTTTTCGAGCCCGCGGACGAGACCAAAGGCAACATCGCCCGCGCCCTGCTCTATTTCAACACCCGCTACTACGACACTCTCACCCAGGCCAATGTGAACATGATCCCGGACCTCGTGCAGTGGCATTATTTCGATCCTCCGGATTCGCTGGAGATCGCGCGGAACCAGGGTGTCTACGCTTTCCAGTACAACCGCAACCCCTATGTCGACCATCCGGAATTCGTGGGCCGCATCTGGGGCGGCAGTTCCGCTTCGGATGAAACCGCTCCGCCGGTCGCCAGCCTCGTTCTGGACAGGGTTTTCCCCAATCCCTTCTCCAGCGGCACCACCCTTTCCCTGCAAAGCAAAGAGCCGCAATCAGCCACAGTCTCGGTATACAACGCGCGGGGGCAGAAGATCCGCTCCTGGAGCAGCTTCCTGCCCGCCGGAGCTGCAGAACTCAGGTGGGACGGAGCCGACTCCGGCGGATCGCGCCTGCCCGCGGGGATTTACCTGATCCGCGTCAATGCCGGTAATTCCAACCTCAGCGCCAAAGTTTTGATGAACTGAGGCTCCGGGGTTTTTCCCTGGGTCCATAATGTAGTAAGGAAAAGACCTCTTATCACGGTGCGGGAATCTTTGTCATCCCGGCGTTGGCCCCCCTTATCAATACGGTGTCAATACGGACTCATTACGGACTTTGTCCGTAT
Above is a window of Candidatus Syntrophosphaera sp. DNA encoding:
- a CDS encoding endonuclease; the encoded protein is MRKTLFAAILLLFSALALAQGNYYDAVIDLTGNELYAGLHGLISTNTYNNYAGAKVYLFQQLENHNGYVTCIYTGYEHDVGYNYTGSSNPNTEHTYAQSWFGVLDDQVRRSDLHHLFPSTDVVNSSRGNLPLFTVANHATANVYYTWTPWQSFRGANANGINVFEPADETKGNIARALLYFNTRYYDTLTQANVNMIPDLVQWHYFDPPDSLEIARNQGVYAFQYNRNPYVDHPEFVGRIWGGSSASDETAPPVASLVLDRVFPNPFSSGTTLSLQSKEPQSATVSVYNARGQKIRSWSSFLPAGAAELRWDGADSGGSRLPAGIYLIRVNAGNSNLSAKVLMN